DNA from Homo sapiens chromosome 1, GRCh38.p14 Primary Assembly:
gaatttaccagcctggccaacatggcaaaacccccgtctctactaaaaatacaaaaattaactgggcatggtggcgcacgcttatattcccagctactcaggaggctgaggcaggagaatcgcttgaacccgggaggcggaggttgcagtgagcccagaaagcgccactgcactccggtctgggtgacagagggagactctatctaactttttttttttttttgagatggagtctccgccgggcgcagtggctcacgcctgtaatcccaagactttgggaggccgaggcgggtgaatcacgaggtcaggagatcaagaccatcctggctaacatggtgaaaccccgtctctactaaaaatacaaaaaattagccgggcgtggtggcatgcgcctgtagtcccagctactcgggaggctaaggcaggagaatggcgtgaacccgggaggcggagcttgcagtgagccgagatcacgccactgcactccggcctgggggacagagcgagactccatctcaaaaaaaaaaaaaaaaaaaaaaaaaaaaagagatggagtctcgttctgtctcccagctgcagtgcagtggcgcgatctcggctcactgcaacctccacctccacctcccaggttcaagcgattctcctacctcagcctcctgagtagctgggactataggcatgcgccaccacgcccagcttattttttatttttttatttttttgagatggagtcccgctctgttgcccaggctggggtgcagtggtgccatcttggctcactgcaagctccgcctcccaggttcaagcgactctcctgcttcagcctcccaagtagctgggactacaggcacgcgccaccatgcccacctaatctttatatttttagtagagacagggtttcactatgttggccaggctggtctcgaacccctgacctcttgatccgcctgcctcggcctcccaaagtgctggggttccaggtgtgagccaccgtgcccagcattttttttttgtttttagtagagacagggttttgccatgttggccaggctggtctccaactcctgacctcaggtgatccccccgcctcagcctcccaaagtgctgagattacaggcgtgggccaccatgcccagcccacttttttttttttttttaggtggagtctcactccgtctcccaggctggagtgcaatggcgtgatctcggctcactgcaacctccgcctcctgggttcaagcgattctcctgcctcagcctccaagtagctgggattacaggcgcatgccaccacacccagctaatttttttttttcttttgagacagagtctcgctctgtcacccaggctggagtgcaatggcgtgagctcggctcactgcaacctccacctcctgggttcacgccattctcctgcctcagcctcctgagtagctgggactacaggcgcccgccaccacgcccggctcattttttgtagttttagtagagacggagcttcactgtgttaaccaggatggtctcgatctccggacctcgtgatccacccaccttggcctcccaaggtctgggattacaggcgtgagccaccgtgcctggcctttttttcatatttttagtagagaggtttcaccatgttgtccaggctagtctcgaaatcctgacctcaagtgatcctcctgtcttggcctcccaaagttctgggattacagctgtgagtgCCTAGCCTgggagactctatctaaaaacaaacacaaacaaacaaacaaaaagcaggcaTCCAGAAAGACTCTCAGCAGCCAGTCCAGCAGgcttcatttttccatttctgaaaacAGCCCCGCCAGCCACTCAGTGACCAAAACCAGAAGCCGCAGAACCATTCTCCacacctctctttctctcatcctttcACCTCCCCTCTACACATCACTGTGCCCTGCGCCTGACTCTCTCCATCCTCTGCCTGTACACTTCGCCAGCCTCCTGCTGGCTTTTCCTTCACCCATTTCTCTAGTCCCTCTCCACCTTGGTGCCAGAGAGAACTCCTAAAAACACACAGGCAATGCTACCCCCTTCAAAAATCCTTTGATGGCTTCTCATTGCTCTTAGAATAAATAACTACTTGGCGTGGAGTTCAGGATTTGCAAGACCGGGCGCTGGCCACCCCTCCAGCCTCCCTGCACTCCGGTCAAGCCTCCGATGCTTGGCTGCCTCCAGGCTTTTAGCCTGTGGTTTCCACTGCCCAGAGCACCTTCCCCTCTGCTTTTACTCCTCTACGCACCTCCTCTGCCCATGCCCGGTCTACCTGAGGCCTGCTTTATTATTCTCTCCCTCGTCCCCCTTTTCCTTATAGCCCTTACCACAATTTGCAATTATGTATGTATTGgtacacttatttttaaattatctttcccCACTAAAGGTCTGTTTTCCCCTACAGGTCCCATGAGGGTGGAGAGCTTGTCTGTTTGATTCATTTCCGTGTTCCTAGTACCTAGCAGGGTGCCCAGCTCCTAGGAGGCTTTCAGGAAACAATATTAGATGAGTACATGAAAAAGCCCCTCACCTCTCCAATCCCGCACTCAGAGCCCAAGGGCTCTGGACACTGTCTCCCTACTCCCCGACCTTGGCCCTCTGCCCTCAGCCGTAGTGTGTGGCTTTTCATGGGGCAGAAGTGGGAGGCCCTGGCCCCGGGGCACCCTGGTCTTGCAGGGAGAGGAGGCTTATAGGCTATGAAGCGTGACCACTGACTGTCAGCGCTGATGAAGGGAGAGGCCACTTAGGGCTACACAAGGAGCTAAGCGTTGGAGAAGCGCTGGGCGCCAATGGACAGAGAGGATGGCAAACCATACAGTGGGTCCTTCTCAGAGGAGCACATGTGGTAAGGGGAGGGGCCATGGCTTAAAGAGCCTCCAGTACtgctttggattttattctgggCAAAAGGAAGGGCTGCAGCTAAggtgagtttttattttgttgttttttaaacaggGCACTGACATGATGAAAGTTTTGTTTTAGAAGAATCCCCTGGCAGAAGTGTAGGGGGTGGGTCAGAGACAGGACCATCACTCTCTGAGGGCTTCCTGTGGCTAAGTGCTATGTGCTGAAtgtgacttattttacttaactctTGTAACAACCCAGTGAGgtattatttataattgctaGATATGGATTAGAAACCTGAGACTCATGGTGACCCTCTTCATTGGAAAACTGTCCCTTCCCATGTCTTAGGATTGAGGGATTGTCACAGTGCCCCACCTGTGCCAACAGCACCTAGTCCAAGGGATGGTCATGTGACCAAAGCAGAACAGAGTTGAGTCTTGGAATGTTGAAGATAGGGACCCtgggtctctctttttttttggatctCAAACCGTAACTGTAAGCTTAGGGCATCTGAAGGCAATTTCCCATGACTTGGAGAAAACTATGTGACAGGATTGAATGTGGCTGATGCACAAAAGAAAcagatgaggccgggcacggtggctcacgcctgtaatcccagcactttgggaggccgaggtgggtggatcacctgaggtcaggagttcaagaccagccttgccaacatggcgaaaccttgtctttactaaaaatacaaaaattagttgggtgtggtggttcgtgcctgtaaccccagctacttgggaggctgaggcaggagaatcacagaatcacttgatcctgggagacgggggttgcagtgagccgagattgcaccattgcactccagcctgggtgacagaatgagactccatttcaaaaaaaaaaaaaagaacaaagaaagaaagaaacagatgagCAGGATGTGTGGACAGGGAGAGGTTGATGACCGTCACTGAAATTCTGGATCCAGCCATACCTGAAGCCAGACCCAGCTGGAGCTTCCTAGTACGTAAGCcattaaattacattattttgtgttttaaaaacacaaaataactggctgagtacagtggcttgcacctgaaatcccagcattttgagaggctgaggcaggaggatcgcttgagcccaggagtttcagacctgGTGTAGACCTGAGTGTGGAGGCTCAGGGAGAGGGTTGGAGGAGGATCCAAGGGACCTGGAAGATTTAGAAGCCAGAGGCAGAAGGGCAtgtgggagattgaggcagggaggaaggatggTAGCAGAGATGGCTTGTCTCAGACACAAAGGGCTGACAGGCAGGATGAGACCTCTCACCCAGAGGCCCAGGCAGCTGCAAGGCCAGCTTGTGGGTGCCGTTGAGCTCATCTGGAACcatgtgggaggccaaggccaggccTGGGGTCACCCATGggctgaagctggaggagagggaagcaacagctggaggaggaggaggaaactgTCACCATGATGGAAAACATGGGAGAAGGTGGGAGTCAGCTCCTCAGAGCCCAGTGCCCCAGCTGAGAGGTCAGGAGGAGGAGGCCCTTGTGACCTTGGAAGCCAGAGCAGGACACCAAGGAAGGACCTTGGAGAAGGGAATGTGGAGGTGAGGCTTGTGGATTCAGCAGCAAACGAAGGGGTGGTGGTTAGAACGGTGACTGGAAGGACTGTCCTCTCCTGTTGTATAACTCAGTTCCATGCTGCAGAAACACAAGTCTTTCCCATACTACATTTCAGAGGCAAGGTTGAACTCAGGTGACTTATCTACCTGCCCAATGAGCCAGagacaggttttatttttttaaagcattttaataaaattaacaaataaatattctaaacTGTATAGGCTACAGGGACAAAGGGTAGAAGCTAGAGGGCCAGTCTTTCCTGCTCAGGCCCTCAAGTCCCCTTTAGAGAGACCCTGCTCTGGGCTGGTTTGGGGCTAGGACTGCTGACTTGGGGAGGCGGGGAGTGAACCCGGAATGGGTGATCTGGGCTCTTGCAGCCATTCCTCTTTGTTGGTgtaggggaggagagaagaggtcAAAGAAAGCAAGACCCTGCAAGAGGCATCCCAGTGACCCCCAGAAGTGACTGGGGTAAGGGGAGCGCTATCCTAGAAGGAGGGGGTGGGACGGAGGGGGCAGTGAAGCAGGGCGGTGAGCATGGCCAGTGGTGGGCTTCGGCCGCGGTTCTACCTGTGGCCACTCACTCTCGGACGTAGACCCTGGTGCACACAACGTCATCCGCCGTCATGGTCTGGAAGGACAGAAGTAGTTGTTAGCCTGAGAGGCCCCTGGGGTCCTGTGGCTTTGGAGAGGAGGGTTGAATGGAGGTACTCTGCTTGGCCTCCAGGTCCAAACCTGCTTCTTGGCTCAAGACCAACAGGCAGGAGCTGGTCCCAGAATGCCCAGGCATCAATGGAGGGAGGATAGCAATAGAGCCCCTGGGGCCCGTCCTCCTCCTCAAGCCAGGAAGATCTCCCTGAAGAACTGCTGGGATCCCTCAGTACATGCCCTTTGCTTGCATAAAAGGAACACCATTTCTAATTCACACAGGGCACTGTATGGGATAGGGACACCTTAGTTCTGTTCAAGCAGTCCCATCAGCAGGGTGCGGAGTCCAGCCATGGTTGTTCTTGAGTCTCCTGCACCCTGGGGTCTCCCAGAGAATCTTGGAAGGTAGCACTGGGTTTGCTATTagtggggaggaggcaggactTACCAGGATCAGTTCCCCATCGTTGGTCAGTTCTCTGGTCCACGAGGTCTTGGGGCCCTCTCCCTTCAGGAGCTTCTGCTCACAGACCATTTTATTCTCACTCTCCCATTTCACCAGGCTCTGCAAGAGACAGGTGGCCAAGTGAGCTGGGCCCATAGCAGGGGCAATGCAGTGAGAGGGATAAGGGAGAGAGCCCCTTTCTAGCCCCCACCACCACCTAGGGATTTTCCCTACTGGGACAGAGAGAAGCTAGGAGTTAACTGCTAGCCTGGAAAATGGCAGGTTGAGAGGCAGGGCAATGACGCCATGACCCTGGAGCCCCTTCTGGCACTCACCTTACAGGGCCTCCCATCCACAGTCTGCTCCTCAAACTCCTCCCCAACCTTGAAGTTAATCTCTGTGGTGCGCACGGTGGTGGAGGTTTTGATGTAGAAAGTGTCTCCCTCCTGTTTGATCTCCACTGCTGGCTTGGACGCTGCAGCCACAGCAATCTTCCTCAGCATCACATTCACCCctgtggggagagaggagaggctcACCTTTTAGGGGCCTTTGGGCACCTCTCTCACACCCTCCCCATAAGACAGTTGGAGCAGGCTGATTTGTGACTTGCTTGGGGTGGGTGTGTTGGGGGGTGCATCTGCCTGGTGCCTGGGTGTCTAAGAAAGTGCCTTGAAGGAGACGGTAGGCGGTGCAGCCCTGAAAGATGAGGGGGTttagggaggagagggagagaggcagtgGCCTGCCCCTGGGAGTCCTGTTCCTAGCTGTGGCCCCACCTTGTTGAGTCAGCAGGTCTGGATCAGGCTCCCCACGTCTCAGCTCTTCAGTCCCAGAATGCCCAGGGGCAGCTTCTCCCCAGCCCCCTACCCAACAAACATCCTGCTACTGGCTCCGGTTGTCTCTGTTTACTTCACTTTTGGCCTTTTGTCTACCCTGTTGACAGCTCATCAGAGTCACTGGGACTGTACCCCTGGCCAAGCACAGGCCAGACCCCATCACTCATGTCCTGGGAAGTAGGAGCCATTTCCCTTTTTGCCCTATCTACCCACCGTATCTAGTGCTAGATAGGTCTTCATTTGCCCAATTTCTGCCCCACAGCAATGAAAGAGAGCAGGGGCAGCTGCTTCCCTCTACAGAATGGTCAGCAGCCTGGGAAGACAGAGGCTCTGGAGTAAGGTCCAGGAGGCTGTGAtttcctcctggctcagcccccTTACAGGCTGGGTGACCCTGAGCAAATGGCTTAACCACCCTGAGCCTTAGATTCCTcaattgtaaaatggaaataacagctTCTTCAAAAGCCAATCAAGgttgggtatagtggctcacacctataatcccagcactttacaaggccaaggcaggtggattgtttgagctcaggagttcgataccagcctgggcaacatgctgaaaccccgactctaccaaaaaaaaaaaaaagccagggctggacgcagttgctcacacctgtaatcccagctactcaggaggctgaggcaggagaattgctgaattgcttgaacccgggaggcggaggttgtaatgaaccgagatcataccactgcactccagcctgggtgacagagagagaccctgtctcaaaaacaaaacaaaacaaaagtctgggcgcagtggctcacgcctgtaatcccagcactttgggaggccgaggcgggcggatcacgaggtcaagagttcaagaccagcctgaccagcatagtgaaaccccatctctactaaaaatacaaaaattagctgggcatagtggcgcgcacctgtaatcccagctacttgggacgctgaggctggggtaggagaatcacttgaatccgggaggcggaggttgcagtgagccaagatcacaccactgcattccagcctgggcgacaaggcgagactccatctcaaaaaaaacaaaaaacaaacaaacaaacaaaaacgacctggcgcagtggcccatgcctgtaatcccagcactttaggaggccgaggtgggtggatcatctgaggttgggagtttgagaccagcctgaccaacgtggagaaacctcatctccacttaaaataaaaaattagccaggcatggtggcacatgcctctactcccagctgctcgggaggctgaggcgggagaatcacttgaatccaggagacggaggttgtggtgagccaagattgtgccattgcactccagcctgggcaacaagagcaaaactctgtctcaaaaaaaaaaaaaaaaaaaaagccaattggGATGGTATGTGTTTAGGACTTAGCACACACAGTGCCAGGCATATGCTTAAGTTTTCAGGAAACAATAGCTATGATTGTTGGTATTATTTTTACTGATAAAAGGAAGGCAAAGGgtcaggtgccatggctcatgcctgtaatcccagcactttgggaggccgaggcagcaggactgcttaagcccagaagtttgagactagattgggcaacacagtgagaccctaccactaaaaaaaaaaaaaaaaaaaaaaaggaaagcaaaaagctGGGGCTCAAAGCTCTCTGCATTAGGCACCGTACTCATCTGCCCTTCTGGAAGACTCCCATACCCCTGTCCCCTCAAGGGAACCCCCTCTGCTGTGAGAAGAAGGAATAGAAAAGGAGACTGCCCTCCCCGCTCTGTGTGATGTATCCCCTTCTTCAGGACCCCCCACTCCCCTCACAGGGTCCGGCTATCTCATTCAGCCTCGTGGATTCAGACTCTCTGTGCACCTCCATATCCCAGCCCAGATTGGACCCCTTCTCTCTGCTCCCCAGTTATTAACCGAAGTGGGGGAGATAGGAGACAGCACCCCTCTGAAAGGAAGACGTGCAGAGCAGGGGGCCTCTCTGGATGGGCTCCAGGTCTAAGCTCCACAcacccacctcacctggcctgatCTGCCGCCCTGTCCTGGAGTAGAGCCAGGGATGCACTAGGCGGGGGTGAAAGGGCCCTCTGCCAGGTAGCAGGATTTCCCTGCCCCTGATCTGGCCAACTCCCTGGACCTCCTCCAGACCTGGGTTCCTAGAGAAACAAATCCTCTTTCCCCTCAGTGCCAAAGCATACCTACCCTACTGCAaacagaagagagagggagagaggaagcctTGCCCCTGGGGAGCCCAGGACCCCCATTGTTGGCTGCTGAACTCTTGTGTCTAGGAAGAAATGACAGGTCCCCAAGTCTTATTGAGATGGACCCTTGACTAGAGCTAAGAGGGGTGTGCCAGGACCGAAGTTCCTGCAGAGGCAAGGCTGGGTTCAGAGGAGACATCCTTTCAGCGAGCCCCTGGTGCCTGTGGAGCTGAGGGCCCAGCTTAGCCGGCCTTAGCTGGCTCAGGACTGTGTTTGTCTAATGGATCTGTTTTTAATCTGCCCCCTGCAGGGCCTGAGGAGGGCACGTGGCTCAGAGAGACCCTGCAGGGAGGACAAACAGACTGAAGACAGACAGCAGGATTGGGGCCTTGAATCTTACTCTTCAGCTGGGGCCTGGGGGTGTACCAGACCACCACCTCATCCACTGAGGACAGGGGCCAGAATCCAGAGAAGATGAGGAGGGAGTGGCATCTAGGCTTTCCAAagagaaaatttctttttgtctttaagtTTAGCAAGGACAGAGCAAGAAAGACTGATATGACTCCAAGAAGTATTGTGGTTAGATCGCAGGAAGAACTAACGGCAAGGACTGATGGAGATCCCTGCTCTCTCTGCAGCATTCCAGACCTGTCTTAGATCCAGACTCACTCCTATAGTCCAGGGAGAGGggtgccttccctccctcccctctcgcCCAACCCAGCCGAACTACCGTCTCTCTGTTGAGTGCAGGAATTGAAGGCAGCAGGCCTGCCCTTACGCTCCCAGTGGCTGGGGTCCTTAACTAACGTCCATCTCTCCCCCAGAGTCCTCTCCCAGTCACCAGGTCCTGGCACTCTCCCCTGCCCCAGATGTCTAGCCCAGTTGGCCCAGAGGGCACACAGAAGGTGGGCTGGAAAAGTGGGAAAGGCAGTCTGGATTGACTTAGTTTTCCCCACCTTTGACCAACACACCCAATTGGGCTGCAGCCGATCTATGGTCGGGGGAGGTAGGTGGGAACCTAGATTTTTGGAAATGTGGGATTGGGGTTTCACACGAAACCATTTGTTGAAATCCAAGAAAGTGATAATTATCCCTAGCGATTTTAGAACTCTGGAGCTGCTCGCTGTATGAAAATACTTGTCTCACagatgggggg
Protein-coding regions in this window:
- the CRABP2 gene encoding cellular retinoic acid-binding protein 2; translated protein: MPNFSGNWKIIRSENFEELLKVLGVNVMLRKIAVAAASKPAVEIKQEGDTFYIKTSTTVRTTEINFKVGEEFEEQTVDGRPCKSLVKWESENKMVCEQKLLKGEGPKTSWTRELTNDGELILTMTADDVVCTRVYVRE